The genome window acacaaTATAAAATTTATGCTCGGGTGTAAAAGTGTAGCATATCTGCTTTTTATCGACTCTAACAAGTCACTTAGTATagttaataataagaaaaaaggGATTGATGGTACGCTTTTTATATGTTGTTGCATTTTCGCTAATCACACTCAAGTGGTGGTAATGTAAACTATCATATTTATTACTAtcggatgagtttaaattttgagatttgtgtctaATACTATACCAATCTCGaacataaatctcaaaatttaatctcatccaataataataaacaaaacAGTTAGCGATTGAGCATCATTGTCACACTTAAGTAGtgagaaaaaaatattatcatACAACTACAACGCAACTTGTGTCTAAGGATAATAGAATTAGCTTATAAGATAATTGGCGTTCTTTTTAGCCTTTTGACCATCCAAAAGTTTGTGGACTTAATAACTTTTACATTatctttcaaaaaataaaaataaaaataatttttacatctgaagaaaaaaatgtttccaAATTAAATAGTTGGTGGTCTTCCTCACTTGGGTTCTATGTTCTCTGGATTGAGGTTTTTTCTGAATCTGAGTTTGAAATAGATGGACCGGGAAATTCGGAACACTATTTAAATTTTGTGATTTCAATTAACACATTTTACTGGTCTACTTCACACAAAATAAGCTCTTAAACAGTTaatatctctttctctctcttaaatAGCCTGAATTTTCAAGTCCTCAGCTCCAGACACAAAGACCTAAAGAGAATCTCAATTCATGTTCTCTCACCCTCTTCCTCTtttatgagagattttttagtgtgactgGAACACGGAATAGTACATCACGTATTACTATAcaaatgatgaaatatgtgtgttaaaaagttaataacttaaaaaataaaaattttcacttatataaaaacacatgatgtaccaccCATGTTccggtcacaataaaaaatggGAAATGTTAtaggcactccaaaaatctcattatacattgtgttgatgcacaaaatcaatgaggaatttggtacaacataaagtgttaagtttgtgacattcccTAGATTGCTTccgtcactagtgtggataagtatgtaaatggatagagacagggaagcaaacacaagatgtacgtggttcacccagattggctacgtcaacGGAGTAGAGgggttctcattaattgtgaagggtttacacaagtatataggttcaagctctcctttagtgagtactagtgaatgatttagtacaaatgacattaggaaatattgtgagagaatgatatatatttatagaagagagtttctagtttcattctgacattgatacgtgtcgtgttgtgattgatttctgatgttgacacgtgtcgcggtatgattagcttctgatgtcgacacgtgtcgcgctgtgattggcctcctggttggagggaaaactcttctggatccctgacggtataacgttgatcggtgctcagtagtttcgggattggtcaagtatgatacaaacacattgtatttttctttttaaatatagaaagtttagagtggaaaatgagaattttgaaatgctaataacaattcactaaaaaatttctcctcccTTAGAATCCAACGAaactatttttaaataaataaataaatagttgGTAGTTTGGACCACGTCATGGCCCATGTAGCTCTATTCACCCGATCCGTAATGAAGGAGGCATTACCAGAATCCGGATTACAAATTGGCAAATTTTACCCACCCCATTGTGTGACGGGCCTTGAGTTGGGCCTTATGATGATAAATGGGCTCAAATGTTAAGCAACTTGCAAGCAAGACAAGCCCAACTAGTGGGACAGCCCAGCTTCAATGGGTCAATGTTTACTTTACGGATCACTGCCCTATCACTTCTTCTGTGCAAGCTAGAGGTATCAGTCGTCCCTTCTACTCCGGTTTGAATTCGCTCGTAAATTATACCAATCATACTATCAACTTGTAACAAAATGACCCCTTAATAATGCGGTATAGCGGACAGTTGGTATTACGGTTCAGtgatattcattttcatttgtaagtgatgagtcttagatttgattttcgCCAAAGACAcaaaaggcgaatttgaaccatattatttcTAACTCATTGCGAGGCTAAGTCCACgttcattgtgagactaagtccAACACTtccttttagtgtagataatactgtttgttcaaaaaaaatatgTGGTACATTGGTATTTaactaaaattataaataagagATTTTAAATTTGAATCTCTTAAACGAAGGGTGAACTAATTCATTATACACgtgtaaaaatatattttcttcatgTGGTTTGACTTTCACCctacttattatttttttcccttCCCTTCCAATTCAAGTTTTAATGCATGTGACCTTTTATAAGTTATTTACTCTTATAGAAAAATATTACAAAACATGGTAACATAACATTCCctctaaaaaaaacttaaaaagggTACATTCACAAATTTCCTAGAAAGTCTTAAAACGttatatttcatttaatttttatatgatttcttttgtttttaaccCGAGCAATAGTCTGGAGAAAACTAATTTAAAACATAATAAGAGATtcgattttttaaattttacataaGCGATAATAAACCGAAATTCAAACTCAAGATCTCAACggcaaaaataaatattttgacaTAAACGTCATGTAACGTTACAAAAGTGGTTCATTCAAAACACAAACGTATATATAAAGGTACTAAATTAGAAATATAAATTCCAAACAtagaaaattgttttaataaagttgGAAATCAAGATTTGGGAAAAATGATCAGACGCGGAGAGCGCTATATCCGCGCCCTTGGACTCGAAGACTCACATTCTTCTCCCTTTCTTCTGCAaccctcttctttctctctctacattcaAACCATCGACACATCCATTTCCCGAACTTCCAACCAACtccaccttctctctctctctcctcccctttctctctctggaAAGCATCTCCATGCTTCCATGCTAGGGCTGCTTCGATTTCGGAAGCCGTAGAAAAATATCTACACGGTAATGGTGTTCAAGGCCAGGTTCTTCTCCTCCAAGAAGTCCGACTCCTCCAACAGCCCCGATGGCTCCAATAATAGTCCGCGATCTCTGGGTTCCAACTCCCCGATCGGATCCGATAAGAAGAAGCCCAAATCCGCGTCCAAAGACGACTCGCCTGGCCCGAGTACCAGTTCCGGCGGCGGAGGCGGCGGCTTCAGTCGGCGGAGTCTAGTCAAAGActtgtcaaagaagaaggatgtGAAGGGGAAAGAGAGTCCAGCTCAGCTGAAGACGCCGGCGAAGTCCGCGAGCTCGACTGGCGCGACTCCCAAGAAGTCGTCTGCTTCCACATCGGGGGCGGCGGAGTCTGCGGCGGAGGTTTCTCCCATTCTGGCGTCGTCGCTGGGGTTGAATAGGATAAAGACGAGATCGGGGCCGTTACCGCAGGAGAGCTTTTTCGGGTATAGGGGCGACAAAGGGTCGGCGCTGGCCTCCAGTAATTTGTCTAGGCCGGGCGTCGGCGGCGATCGTTTAGGGTCGGGCAGTggggggaagaagaaggaggctGCGAGTCAGACTAGGATTGGGTTCAATGAAAATGTGGCAAGTGGGAATTGGGGTGATAATGGCAGCAATTCTGATGCTGCATCAACTGGTAGCTTGCCTTCGAGAGACCAGAGCCCGAACGTGGTGGCGCCATCGCGGTTACACAACGGGGAATCGTCGGCAGAAGCTGGTACAATTTTGAGCAATTATGCAATGcaggaattttttttaagttgtgCTAGTTTAGTTTATGCTGTAAGTACTGGGTTATGGTTAAAGATTTAGCCTTTAGGTCGTGTTTTGAGCATAGAACTTAGGAGTCACTTGGTTTTGAAATCACTCCAGTAGGTTGTAGGCATTACCGCAAAAGTAACTTGGACTCTAACTAAAACTATTAATTGTTCCTACATTTGTAAAAGGCATCGATTTCGAATAATCTGTAGAGCAATGAAAGCTTTATCTTCTGATGAGTGTGCAATGGTCTGATGGGTGGACGTGGCTCTGGTTGACGTGGGTTTCCCCGCTACATGAATCTAGCTTAATGTTGTTACTCCACCCATCACTTGGTGTACGCTTAGGAAAACATGGACGACAAGTGTGGTTGTGCGTGGTGACTTAATCAAACTTCATGAGTTGATACTAGAACGCCTTTGCTCTTTTGTACAAATTAATGGATTTTTGTACACTTTCATTTTTCTATGATGAGTGGGATGCCTGTTGTGTTTCCCCTCTAATGGCTTTTGATACCTCCATCATCCTTAACAGGGATAAACATATCATCTTGGGGTCACTCTGGAGGCTTAAGAAGTTCAGATGTATGTACACCAGAGGTGCGggtacaattattttatttattgtctccacatatttatttcttatttctgACGGTTTCCCTGTTCTATTATTTCTTGTCATAATGTGTTTGCAATTGATATTTTTCCTTAATAGACTGCATATGATTGTGAAAATCCTAAGGAGTCCGAGTCTCCTCGTTTTCAAGCTATACTCCGCTTAACGAGTGCACCAAGAAAGAGGTTTCCTGCTGATATAAAAAGTTTTTCCCATGAACTCAATTCAAAAGGCGTAAGACCCTTCCCATTTTGGAAGCCTCGAGGCTTGAACAACCTGGAGGTACGTATGTCTTCCTTTTATATCACAGTTTTTAGTAGATAAATTTGAACTAGGAAATTTTACCTGCTTGGAATATTGCTTCTGATATGCAGGAAATCTTGGTTGCGATTAGGGCAAAGTTTGACAAAGCAAAGGAAGAAGTGAACTCTGACCTGGCTATATTTGCAGCAGATTTAGTTGGAATTCTTGAAAAAGATGCAGATAATCATCCAGAGTGGCAGGAAACTCTTGAGGATTTGCTGGTTTTGGCTCGAAGTTGTGCAATGACATCATCTGGAGAGTTTTGGCTTCAGTGTGAGGGCATAGTTCAGGAATTGGATGATAGACGTCAAGAACTTCCTCCGGGGGTGCTGAAGCAGCTTCACACTCGAATGCTTTTCATACTCACAAGGTGTACTAGGTTGCTGCAATTCCATAAGGAAACTGGATTGGCTGAGGATGAACAGGTTTTCCAGCTTCGCCAATCAAGAGTTCTGCGTTTCTCTGATAAAAGAATTCCTCCAAGTTTGGCAAAGGATACAAAGAATTTAAGTGTGGCAAAAGCCTCTAAAGCAGGTTCAGCTAGGAAATTTTACAGTCAGGAGCAACATGGCTTGGAATGGAAGAGAGACCATGTTATACAACCGGGAAATTTGTTTGCACCTCCTGTTGATCAACCCTCTAAGAATTTGGAGTCTCCTGCTGGTAGGGACCGGATGACATCATGGAAGAAATTCCCATCTCCGGTTGCAAAAAACATGAAAGAAGCTACTGAATTTAAGGAGCAGAGTGATTCTAAGGTTGAACATTTGAAAGGTTCAGACAACAAGAGAGGGACTTCTAACATCGATCCTACTTCTGTTAAGCCTCCTGAGCCTTCTGGCAAGGGTTCTCATGAACGTTCTTCCAAGCACCAGCACAAACCTTCTTGGGGTTGGGGAAATCAACAAAATGTATCTGATGATAGTTCTATAATATGTCGCATCTGTGAGGAGGAGGTTCCAACTGCAAATGTGGAAGACCATTCAAGAATTTGTGCAATTGCTGATCGATGTGATAAGAAAGGTATAAGTGTGAATGAACGTCTTGTCATAATTTCTGAAACCCTTGAAAAACTGATGGAGTCCTTTGCTCAAAAGGATATCCAGCATGGTGTAGGAAGTCCAGACATTGCGAAAGCATCTAGTTCAAGCGTGACAGAAGAATCAGAGGTTCTATCTCCAAAACTTAGTGACTGGTCCCACAGAGGCTCAGAGGACATGCTTGATTGTTTTCCTGAAGCTGATAATTCATCTTTTATGGATGACCTGAAAGGTCTACCTTCCATGTCATGTAGAACTCGTTTTGCCCCAAAGTCAGATCAAGGAATGACAACATCATCTGCAGGCAGCATGACTCCTAGGTCTCCCCTATTGACCCCAAGTGGCAGTCAGATTGACTTGCTCCTCGCAGGCAAGGCTTCTTTTTCTGAGCAAGACGATATACCTCAGGTATCTTATTAATCTGTTTGATTTTACAAATACTTCTTTGCTCTGGGAGTTGCCCAGGCACATGCTTGTGATGCTTGGGATGCAATTATACGGCATTTGAATATCAATTTACAACATGAGCTATAATCTTTGTCAAATTCAAAATGCAATGGAAAGAACTTGCTGTCCTCTCCAAGTCCTTAAGTTTTCTTATTAAATGAAAATTATTTCCTCAATTACTGTGCACCACCTCCAGGTTATGAGTGTTTGCACATGCTGAAGTGGGAATATATATGTTATTCAAACTTTCAAAGTAGCAtgaatttgatttaattttagTACGGGTTTTGCTGGCCTTGGTGCTGTGCTTACTGGTACCCAACTTTGTatcaaagttttatttttcatgcTATCAAAGCTAACTCCATTTGAATGATACAGATGAATGAACTTTCTGATATTGCCCGGTGCATAGCAAATACACCTTTGGATGATGATCGCTCCATGCCATATCTACTTACTTGTCTTGAAGACTTGAGAGTTGTTATAGACCGCAGAAAGTTTGATGCACTTACTGTGGACACATTTGGGGCACGCATTGAGAAGCTGATTCGGTGGGTACTTATTGCTATTTTTCTTGGCTTTTACAAGCTTGAAGCCTTCAACTAAAGTGTTCATTAATATACCTTGAACTATGGTATCTACATTTCTCTTGAAATGTATTAGTAAACAATTCATTGAGTAATCATCAAAACTACGTGTAACCTTCCCAGTTCCTTTTTTAAGTTCCATTTTACAATATCCTAATGTTGATTTTCTAGGGAGAAGTATTTGCTGCTTTGTGAGTTAGTGGATGATGAGAAGGTTGATTTAGCAACTACCGTAATTGATGAAGAAGCTCCTTTAGAAGATGACGTGGTTCGTACAAGCCCTATACCTTTTTCCAAGGACCGAACATCTATAGATGATTTTGAAATTATCAAACCAATAAGTCGTGGGGCATTTGGACGAGTTTTCTTAGCTAAAAAGAGAACAACAGGGGATCTTTTTGCGATTAAGGTACCACATAATTAGACATGTAATTTCTTGCTGACTGTATTACTCCATGTCACCCTTAGTTGTTTAAGCTTACTGTTGTCTTTGATATACTTTTCTGTACATTACTGAGTTGTTACTGTTTTAGTTTTTTCGGTGATTTATTCATGTTATAGCCGGTCTTCTGTGTGCTTTTATTTATTGGGATAGCTTCTTCATctctatctttgtttttatttttaatttgaccCTGTGGAAACTTTTGGCATAATCAATTTAATGGTTTCTAAGTAGTAAGTACcataattgatgaaaatgatgcTAATTTGGATGACATCTAGCCTGTCTAGTCTATAAAATTTAGTGTTTCCATCTCCAC of Malus sylvestris chromosome 6, drMalSylv7.2, whole genome shotgun sequence contains these proteins:
- the LOC126626058 gene encoding probable serine/threonine protein kinase IREH1; the protein is MVFKARFFSSKKSDSSNSPDGSNNSPRSLGSNSPIGSDKKKPKSASKDDSPGPSTSSGGGGGGFSRRSLVKDLSKKKDVKGKESPAQLKTPAKSASSTGATPKKSSASTSGAAESAAEVSPILASSLGLNRIKTRSGPLPQESFFGYRGDKGSALASSNLSRPGVGGDRLGSGSGGKKKEAASQTRIGFNENVASGNWGDNGSNSDAASTGSLPSRDQSPNVVAPSRLHNGESSAEAGINISSWGHSGGLRSSDVCTPETAYDCENPKESESPRFQAILRLTSAPRKRFPADIKSFSHELNSKGVRPFPFWKPRGLNNLEEILVAIRAKFDKAKEEVNSDLAIFAADLVGILEKDADNHPEWQETLEDLLVLARSCAMTSSGEFWLQCEGIVQELDDRRQELPPGVLKQLHTRMLFILTRCTRLLQFHKETGLAEDEQVFQLRQSRVLRFSDKRIPPSLAKDTKNLSVAKASKAGSARKFYSQEQHGLEWKRDHVIQPGNLFAPPVDQPSKNLESPAGRDRMTSWKKFPSPVAKNMKEATEFKEQSDSKVEHLKGSDNKRGTSNIDPTSVKPPEPSGKGSHERSSKHQHKPSWGWGNQQNVSDDSSIICRICEEEVPTANVEDHSRICAIADRCDKKGISVNERLVIISETLEKLMESFAQKDIQHGVGSPDIAKASSSSVTEESEVLSPKLSDWSHRGSEDMLDCFPEADNSSFMDDLKGLPSMSCRTRFAPKSDQGMTTSSAGSMTPRSPLLTPSGSQIDLLLAGKASFSEQDDIPQMNELSDIARCIANTPLDDDRSMPYLLTCLEDLRVVIDRRKFDALTVDTFGARIEKLIREKYLLLCELVDDEKVDLATTVIDEEAPLEDDVVRTSPIPFSKDRTSIDDFEIIKPISRGAFGRVFLAKKRTTGDLFAIKVLKKADMIRKNAVESILAERDILISVRNPFVVRFFYSFTCRENLYLVMEYLNGGDLYSLLRNLGCLDEEVARIYIAEVVLALEYLHSLRVVHRDLKPDNLLIAHDGHVKLTDFGLSKVGLINSTDDLSGPAVSRTSLLGEDEPELSLSEHQRESRKKRSAVGTPDYLAPEILLGTGHGATADWWSVGVILFELIVGIPPFNAEHPQTIFDNILNRNIPWPGVGEMSPEARDLIDQLLTEDPNQRLGARGASEVKQHPFFKDINWDTLARQKAAFVPSSESALDTSYFTSRYSWNPSDEHVYQPSDMDDSSDSDSLSGSSSCLSNRHEEVGDECGGLTEFESGSSINYSFSNFSFKNLSQLASINYDLLSKGFKDDPSLNPST